The Desulfohalovibrio reitneri genome contains a region encoding:
- the ispH gene encoding 4-hydroxy-3-methylbut-2-enyl diphosphate reductase, with protein MKVKRADTAGFCMGVDLALRKLDKLSEVQPGSLLTLGPIIHNPQVLQEYEAKGVGRADALDDVPHGSTVVIRAHGVPRNVETRLEEMGCHIEDATCPKVKKAQVLIHRMARHGRTVLLYGEEDHPEVRGLVSYAGPDPLVFDDPEILRDYPFERDKGYCLAAQTTQDREAFEQMAAELEAREDVDIAVLRTICDATRNRQREALTIAKEVDCMVVVGGRQSGNTRRLAQVVSQADIPCFLVETAEELEPEKLLQCNVVGLTAGASTPKKLIDEVQAVLEDFSGEG; from the coding sequence ATGAAAGTGAAACGCGCCGATACGGCCGGATTCTGCATGGGCGTTGATCTGGCCCTGCGCAAGCTGGACAAGCTCAGCGAGGTCCAGCCCGGTTCCCTGCTGACCCTGGGCCCCATCATTCACAACCCGCAGGTTCTGCAGGAGTACGAGGCCAAGGGGGTCGGCCGGGCCGACGCGCTGGACGACGTCCCCCACGGCTCCACCGTGGTCATCCGCGCCCACGGCGTGCCGCGCAACGTGGAGACGCGGCTGGAGGAGATGGGGTGCCACATCGAGGACGCCACCTGCCCCAAGGTGAAGAAGGCCCAGGTGCTCATCCACCGCATGGCCCGCCACGGCCGCACCGTGCTCCTCTACGGCGAGGAGGACCACCCCGAGGTGCGCGGGCTGGTCAGCTACGCCGGCCCCGACCCGCTGGTCTTCGACGACCCCGAGATTTTGCGTGACTACCCGTTCGAGCGGGACAAGGGGTACTGCCTGGCCGCCCAAACCACCCAGGACCGCGAGGCTTTCGAGCAAATGGCCGCGGAACTGGAGGCGCGGGAGGACGTGGATATCGCCGTGCTTCGCACCATCTGCGACGCCACCCGCAACCGCCAGCGCGAGGCCCTGACCATCGCCAAGGAGGTTGACTGCATGGTGGTCGTCGGCGGCCGCCAGTCAGGCAACACGCGCCGCTTGGCCCAGGTCGTCTCCCAGGCGGACATCCCCTGCTTCCTGGTGGAAACGGCCGAGGAACTGGAGCCGGAGAAGCTACTCCAATGCAACGTGGTCGGTCTGACGGCCGGGGCCTCCACGCCCAAAAAACTCATTGACGAAGTACAGGCCGTCCTAGAGGATTTTTCCGGGGAGGGGTAA
- a CDS encoding 3-deoxy-D-manno-octulosonic acid transferase codes for MNTSTALGIYQLVQRRLAIPVLRRSSPRLRDGLSQRLLQPPLPAARIWLQAASAGEAYLALELARALFEGGVGPLLCTTNTRQGYDILADLGAEYGLTPAYCPFDSPDLMARALKMIDPGAVVLLETELWPGLLASAKTRGTPVLSVNARMSPRSLSHYSLAKGLLADIGPDAVLAISEADAARYRALFPDADVETMPNIKFDRLDTSSPPSPNKAADAVPADTPLAVIGSARSAEAPQLRRALEILLAEHPLAVAGVFPRHVHGRHPQSWLRVLAGMPVRLRSEMHGPAGPGEIILWDVFGQLGHAYHLSSTAFVGGSLIPKGGQNFLEPLAAGVVPHIGPHWSNFAWVGEELFRDGLARRVSDGEELGREMAAALHSPPPKEEIRRDFAEYVDARRGGARQAAARIMSRLDTVARKRDMT; via the coding sequence GTGAATACCTCCACGGCGCTGGGAATCTACCAGCTCGTACAACGGAGGCTGGCCATTCCAGTCCTGCGGCGAAGCAGCCCCCGCCTGCGGGACGGACTTTCCCAGCGGCTGCTACAACCCCCCCTGCCCGCCGCCCGGATCTGGCTCCAAGCCGCCTCCGCCGGAGAGGCCTACCTGGCCCTGGAACTGGCCCGCGCTCTCTTCGAAGGCGGCGTCGGCCCCCTGCTCTGCACCACCAACACCCGTCAGGGATACGACATCCTGGCCGATTTGGGGGCGGAGTACGGCCTCACTCCGGCCTACTGCCCCTTCGACAGCCCGGATCTCATGGCCCGGGCCTTGAAGATGATCGACCCGGGGGCGGTGGTCCTGCTGGAGACCGAATTGTGGCCGGGACTTCTGGCCTCGGCCAAGACGCGGGGAACGCCTGTGCTCTCGGTCAACGCCCGCATGTCGCCGCGCAGCCTCTCCCACTACTCCCTGGCCAAAGGTTTGCTGGCGGACATCGGCCCGGACGCGGTGCTGGCCATCTCCGAGGCGGACGCCGCCCGCTACCGCGCCCTTTTTCCAGACGCGGACGTGGAGACCATGCCCAACATCAAGTTCGATCGGCTGGACACCTCCTCCCCGCCTTCCCCCAACAAGGCGGCCGACGCCGTCCCCGCTGACACCCCTCTGGCGGTCATCGGTTCCGCGCGTTCGGCGGAAGCGCCCCAGTTGCGCCGCGCCCTGGAGATACTGCTGGCCGAACATCCGCTCGCGGTGGCCGGAGTGTTCCCCCGCCACGTGCACGGCCGCCACCCGCAAAGCTGGCTGCGGGTCCTGGCCGGGATGCCGGTGCGCCTGCGCTCGGAAATGCATGGTCCTGCCGGTCCCGGCGAGATCATCCTCTGGGACGTCTTCGGCCAACTGGGCCACGCCTACCATCTGTCCAGCACCGCTTTCGTGGGCGGCAGCCTGATTCCTAAGGGGGGGCAGAACTTCCTGGAGCCCCTGGCCGCCGGGGTTGTTCCCCACATCGGCCCTCACTGGAGCAACTTCGCCTGGGTGGGCGAGGAGCTTTTCCGCGATGGGCTGGCGCGCCGGGTGTCCGACGGCGAAGAGTTGGGCAGGGAGATGGCCGCCGCCCTCCACTCCCCTCCCCCCAAGGAAGAAATCCGCCGGGACTTCGCCGAATACGTGGACGCACGCAGGGGCGGGGCGCGACAAGCCGCCGCCCGGATCATGTCCCGTCTGGATACGGTTGCGCGCAAGCGGGATATGACGTAA
- a CDS encoding D-alanine--D-alanine ligase: MRILLIAGGWSNERAVSLSGAERIESALTDLGHEVRRLDPSSEFDELIFQAGQHDFAFLNLHGAPGEDGLIQAMLDASGTPYQGSGPAASFLALHKAAAKQLYRKAGLPTPDWRLVAEDPGTAPDPGLGFPVFLKPNNGGSSLGMSRADCPEALAAATRSLLTQGVEVLWEAEAKGDELTCAVVGDEALPCILIRPLRSGEFFDYQSKYEAGGAEELCPAPIDGQLESRLRELALAAHRALGCSGYSRSDFIVTDEGPLLLETNTLPGMTGTSLVPQSAAEAGMDFESLVERLIELGLEERGR; encoded by the coding sequence ATGCGTATCCTTTTGATTGCGGGCGGCTGGTCGAATGAGCGGGCCGTGTCCCTGTCCGGGGCGGAGCGAATTGAGTCCGCCCTCACGGACCTGGGCCACGAGGTGCGCCGCCTGGACCCCAGCAGCGAGTTCGACGAGCTAATCTTCCAGGCCGGGCAGCACGACTTCGCCTTTCTCAACCTGCACGGCGCGCCGGGCGAGGACGGACTCATCCAGGCCATGCTGGACGCTTCGGGCACGCCCTACCAGGGTTCCGGCCCGGCGGCCTCCTTTCTGGCCCTGCACAAGGCCGCGGCCAAACAACTCTACCGCAAGGCCGGTCTGCCCACCCCGGACTGGCGGCTGGTGGCCGAGGACCCTGGCACTGCCCCGGACCCCGGACTGGGTTTCCCGGTCTTTCTCAAGCCCAACAACGGCGGATCGTCCCTGGGCATGTCCCGCGCGGACTGCCCGGAAGCCCTGGCCGCCGCCACACGCTCCCTGCTTACCCAGGGCGTTGAAGTGCTATGGGAGGCCGAAGCCAAGGGTGACGAGCTGACCTGCGCGGTGGTGGGCGACGAGGCATTGCCCTGCATCCTCATCCGGCCGCTGCGTTCAGGGGAATTCTTCGACTACCAGAGCAAATACGAGGCGGGCGGAGCCGAAGAGCTTTGCCCCGCGCCCATTGACGGGCAACTCGAAAGCAGATTGCGTGAGCTGGCCCTGGCCGCCCACCGCGCCCTCGGCTGCTCGGGCTACTCACGATCGGACTTCATCGTCACCGATGAAGGCCCCTTGCTGCTGGAGACCAACACCCTGCCCGGCATGACCGGCACCTCCCTGGTGCCGCAATCCGCAGCGGAGGCGGGCATGGACTTCGAGTCCCTGGTGGAGCGGCTCATTGAGCTGGGCCTGGAGGAACGGGGACGGTGA
- the hypE gene encoding hydrogenase expression/formation protein HypE yields the protein MTRPERVLLDYGSGGLASQRLVSELFLAAFDNPELSRLNDAAVLDISGPVAVSTDSFTVDPIFFPGGDIGSLAVHGTVNDVAMLGAVPKYLTCGFIIEEGLPMADLERVVASMAAAAKQAGVAVVTGDTKVVPRGAADKLFINTTGIGEIVAQPAPSADLAASGDAVLVTGTMGDHGLTILAQREGLDFQAQVESDSAALNHLILRLIEEIPQVHVLRDPTRGGLATTLGEIAISSSMGILVEEADMPVREAVRSGCSFLGLDPLYLANEGKFICILPEEHADKALEIMRADPLGAEARRIGSVTEEHPGKVVMRTPMGGKRLLGMLEGEQLPRIC from the coding sequence ATGACCAGGCCGGAGCGGGTCCTGCTGGACTATGGAAGCGGAGGCCTGGCCTCCCAGCGGCTGGTCAGCGAACTGTTCCTGGCGGCCTTCGACAACCCCGAGCTCTCCCGGCTCAACGACGCGGCCGTACTGGACATCTCCGGTCCGGTGGCCGTGAGCACGGACAGCTTCACCGTGGACCCCATCTTTTTTCCCGGCGGCGACATCGGCTCCCTGGCCGTGCACGGCACGGTCAACGACGTGGCCATGCTGGGGGCGGTGCCCAAATACTTGACCTGCGGCTTCATCATCGAGGAAGGGCTGCCCATGGCCGACCTGGAGCGGGTTGTGGCCTCCATGGCCGCCGCCGCCAAACAGGCCGGGGTGGCCGTGGTCACGGGCGACACCAAAGTTGTCCCGCGCGGGGCGGCGGACAAACTGTTCATCAATACCACCGGCATCGGTGAGATCGTGGCCCAGCCAGCGCCCTCGGCCGACCTGGCCGCGTCCGGCGACGCCGTACTTGTCACTGGCACCATGGGCGATCACGGGCTGACCATCCTTGCCCAGCGGGAGGGGCTTGATTTCCAGGCCCAGGTCGAGAGCGATTCCGCCGCCCTCAATCATCTCATTCTTCGTCTCATCGAGGAGATTCCCCAGGTGCACGTGCTGCGCGACCCCACCCGGGGCGGGCTCGCCACCACCCTGGGAGAGATAGCCATCTCCTCCTCCATGGGCATTCTGGTTGAGGAAGCGGACATGCCGGTGCGCGAGGCCGTGCGCTCGGGCTGCTCCTTTCTTGGGCTGGATCCGCTGTATTTGGCCAACGAGGGCAAGTTCATCTGCATTCTGCCGGAAGAGCACGCCGACAAGGCGCTGGAAATCATGCGCGCCGATCCCCTGGGGGCGGAAGCCAGGCGCATCGGCAGCGTGACGGAGGAGCACCCGGGCAAGGTGGTCATGCGCACGCCCATGGGCGGCAAAAGGCTTCTGGGCATGCTGGAGGGTGAGCAGTTGCCCCGCATCTGTTGA
- a CDS encoding chemotaxis protein, protein MSQTNILLESGTNELEIVEFFIDEPGRNKEAEGEYYEGYYGVNVAKVLEIIRMPKITKLPHVHHPSILGTFNLRSHVVPLVDLSMWLGKDRKEREPPKVIVTEFNQVTTAFMVSGVNRIHRVSWEDVEPPNAYVSRFSSDSITGVVRIEDRIVFLLDLEKIVTELNPNLGLRLDAGVDADWGARYRALIADDSVLIREMLRDLLEKANFDVEATTNGQDCWDRLEAIKQRAQEEERDISDYLQVVIADIEMPSMDGHHLTKRIKDDPVLSKLPVILFSSLITDKLRHKGEAVGADDQISKPEVGQLAHRAKGLIEENLGLKREDLRTSPLQER, encoded by the coding sequence ATGAGCCAAACGAACATATTGCTGGAATCCGGCACCAACGAGCTCGAGATCGTCGAGTTCTTCATCGACGAGCCAGGCCGGAACAAGGAGGCCGAAGGGGAGTACTACGAGGGCTACTACGGGGTGAACGTTGCCAAAGTACTGGAAATCATCCGTATGCCCAAAATCACCAAGCTTCCCCACGTGCACCATCCCTCCATCCTGGGCACTTTCAACCTTCGCTCGCATGTGGTCCCCTTGGTGGACCTGTCCATGTGGTTGGGCAAGGACCGCAAGGAGCGCGAGCCACCCAAGGTCATCGTCACCGAGTTCAACCAGGTCACGACCGCCTTCATGGTCTCCGGGGTCAACCGCATCCACCGCGTCTCCTGGGAGGACGTGGAGCCGCCCAACGCCTATGTTTCCCGCTTCTCCTCCGACTCCATTACCGGAGTTGTGCGCATTGAGGACCGCATCGTCTTTCTGCTGGACCTGGAAAAGATCGTCACCGAACTCAACCCCAACCTGGGCCTGCGCCTGGACGCCGGGGTGGACGCCGACTGGGGAGCACGCTACCGTGCCCTCATCGCCGACGACTCGGTGCTTATCCGCGAAATGCTGCGCGACCTGCTGGAAAAGGCCAACTTCGACGTGGAGGCCACCACCAACGGCCAGGACTGCTGGGATCGCCTGGAGGCCATCAAGCAACGGGCCCAGGAAGAGGAGCGCGACATCTCGGACTATCTGCAAGTGGTCATCGCAGACATCGAGATGCCCTCCATGGACGGCCACCACCTGACCAAGCGCATCAAGGACGACCCGGTGCTTTCCAAGCTGCCGGTCATCCTCTTCTCCTCCCTCATCACCGACAAGCTCCGCCACAAGGGCGAGGCCGTGGGGGCGGACGACCAGATATCAAAGCCGGAGGTCGGCCAGCTGGCCCACCGCGCCAAGGGACTCATCGAGGAGAACCTCGGACTCAAGCGCGAGGACCTGCGCACCAGCCCCTTGCAAGAGCGCTGA
- the kdsB gene encoding 3-deoxy-manno-octulosonate cytidylyltransferase yields the protein MKPSVPCVAVVPARFASSRFPGKPLADILGRPMFWHVADRAARAPELSRVVVATDDERIMAAASEHGVEAVMTSPDHASGTDRIQEAAGLLGLPEETVVVNVQGDEPALNPAMISELVAPFADPKVRVTTLAHRVDPERAKCPDQVKVVWTASGDAMYFSRQPIPHHRDGGEEIYWGHVGMYAYRLPALARFTALPPSYLERKERLEQLRFLENGIPIRVVPTRHTSRGVDRPEDLDVVRRLISESI from the coding sequence ATGAAGCCTTCCGTTCCCTGCGTGGCCGTGGTGCCCGCCCGTTTCGCGTCGTCCCGGTTCCCAGGCAAGCCACTGGCGGACATCCTGGGACGCCCCATGTTCTGGCACGTGGCCGATCGCGCCGCGCGGGCGCCGGAACTGTCCAGGGTAGTGGTGGCCACGGACGACGAGCGCATCATGGCCGCAGCGTCCGAACACGGCGTGGAGGCCGTCATGACTTCCCCGGACCACGCCTCGGGCACCGACCGCATCCAGGAGGCGGCCGGTCTGCTGGGGCTTCCCGAGGAAACCGTGGTGGTCAACGTGCAGGGAGACGAACCGGCTCTGAACCCGGCCATGATCTCCGAACTGGTAGCTCCGTTCGCGGATCCGAAGGTGCGGGTCACCACCCTGGCCCACCGGGTCGACCCGGAGCGCGCCAAGTGCCCGGATCAGGTCAAGGTCGTCTGGACAGCCTCGGGGGACGCGATGTATTTTTCCCGCCAGCCCATCCCCCACCACCGCGACGGGGGTGAGGAAATCTACTGGGGGCATGTGGGCATGTACGCCTACCGCCTCCCGGCCCTGGCGCGCTTCACCGCCCTGCCGCCCAGCTATCTGGAGAGGAAGGAGCGGCTGGAGCAGCTTCGTTTTCTGGAGAACGGCATTCCCATCCGCGTGGTGCCCACGCGACACACAAGCCGAGGCGTGGACCGGCCCGAAGACCTGGACGTGGTCCGCCGCCTCATCTCGGAGTCGATCTGA
- a CDS encoding phosphohydrolase — MSETRKPLEQTGPGRDTCAQSGRPRGESPLPLRPALTTGPMSRPPRSPSVTECESLWDRFMMPGHIRRHSRVVAAVASQVADMARVAGVEDADIPAALASALLHDIAKHYTILYGGSHSQIGGAWVMELTGNPVLAQGIVHHVYWPYELDFKRYLVPLCVLYADKRAKHDRLVSIDTRFDDLLERYGQTPEIQKKIRWTTLQAHEVERGLSELVGRDLHAYPFDCGRLVE, encoded by the coding sequence ATGAGCGAAACGCGCAAACCCCTGGAACAAACCGGCCCCGGCCGCGACACCTGCGCCCAGTCCGGGCGTCCGCGCGGGGAGAGCCCCTTGCCGCTACGCCCGGCCCTGACCACGGGCCCCATGTCCCGGCCTCCCCGCTCGCCCAGCGTGACGGAATGCGAGTCCCTGTGGGACCGGTTCATGATGCCCGGCCACATCCGCCGCCACAGCCGGGTGGTGGCTGCCGTGGCCTCCCAGGTTGCCGACATGGCGCGCGTCGCGGGCGTGGAGGACGCTGACATCCCCGCTGCCCTCGCCTCGGCCCTGCTGCACGACATCGCCAAGCACTATACCATCCTGTACGGCGGCTCCCACTCACAGATCGGCGGGGCCTGGGTGATGGAACTGACAGGCAACCCGGTGCTGGCGCAGGGTATCGTACACCACGTCTACTGGCCATACGAGCTTGACTTCAAGCGCTACCTGGTTCCGCTATGCGTGCTCTACGCGGACAAGCGGGCCAAGCACGACCGGCTGGTATCCATTGACACGCGCTTCGACGACCTTCTGGAGCGTTACGGGCAAACACCTGAAATTCAGAAAAAAATACGCTGGACCACCCTCCAGGCCCACGAGGTCGAACGCGGCCTGAGCGAGTTGGTCGGCCGGGATTTGCATGCGTATCCTTTTGATTGCGGGCGGCTGGTCGAATGA
- the hypD gene encoding hydrogenase formation protein HypD, whose translation MDLFSDFRDPELCRSLLEQAREACADGLRFMEVCGTHTVSIFQSGLHSLLPDGVVHLTGPGCPVCVTHESEVAAYLQAAGMDGVILATFGDLMKVPGPGGASLKSAQAEGARVKVVYSPTDALKLASDNPDDTVVFIGVGFETTAPGMAATVKMARAQGVENFKVLSFHKLVPPALRALLAGGEVDIDAFILPGHVSAVIGVEPYRFLADEFGVPSVAAGFEPADILQGLIMLAGMRKAGRAEVANQYTRVVTETGNAKALALMDEVFDSSDALWRGIGEIPGSGLRFADTWAEFDALAALGLELPEAKPLPGCRCGEVLKGLITPAQCPLFKTKCTPASPVGPCMVSNEGSCAAYFKYDMEAA comes from the coding sequence GTGGATCTGTTCTCCGATTTCCGCGATCCTGAACTCTGCCGCTCGCTACTGGAGCAGGCGCGCGAGGCGTGCGCCGACGGCCTGCGCTTCATGGAGGTCTGCGGCACCCATACCGTCTCCATATTCCAAAGCGGCTTGCATTCCCTCCTGCCCGATGGAGTGGTGCACCTCACCGGTCCGGGCTGCCCGGTCTGCGTGACCCATGAGTCAGAGGTGGCCGCCTATCTCCAGGCTGCGGGGATGGACGGCGTCATCCTGGCTACCTTCGGCGATTTGATGAAGGTTCCCGGCCCGGGCGGGGCCTCCCTCAAGTCCGCCCAGGCGGAAGGGGCGAGGGTAAAAGTTGTCTATTCGCCCACCGACGCCCTGAAGCTGGCCTCGGATAATCCGGACGACACGGTGGTATTCATCGGCGTGGGCTTCGAGACAACCGCGCCGGGCATGGCCGCCACCGTGAAGATGGCTCGCGCCCAGGGGGTGGAAAATTTCAAGGTGCTGAGCTTCCACAAGCTGGTGCCGCCCGCCCTTCGAGCCCTGCTGGCCGGAGGCGAGGTGGATATCGACGCCTTCATCCTGCCGGGACACGTCTCCGCTGTCATCGGGGTGGAGCCCTACCGTTTTCTGGCCGACGAGTTCGGTGTCCCCTCCGTGGCGGCCGGATTCGAGCCCGCAGACATACTGCAGGGGCTGATCATGCTGGCCGGGATGCGCAAGGCGGGCAGGGCGGAAGTGGCCAACCAGTATACCCGGGTGGTGACCGAAACGGGCAACGCCAAGGCCCTGGCCCTCATGGACGAGGTGTTCGACTCGTCCGATGCCTTGTGGCGCGGCATCGGGGAAATTCCAGGCAGCGGCCTGCGCTTCGCCGACACATGGGCGGAGTTCGATGCCCTGGCCGCCCTGGGGCTGGAGTTGCCCGAGGCCAAGCCCCTGCCCGGCTGCCGCTGCGGCGAAGTGCTCAAGGGCCTCATCACCCCCGCGCAGTGCCCGCTGTTCAAGACCAAGTGCACCCCGGCCTCGCCGGTTGGACCCTGCATGGTCTCCAACGAGGGATCCTGCGCGGCCTACTTCAAATACGACATGGAGGCTGCATGA